The Anopheles maculipalpis chromosome 3RL, idAnoMacuDA_375_x, whole genome shotgun sequence genomic sequence TTGGCACAAAACAATTGTTCGAAACATACACGCGTGGCACATAAAATGATCAATACGGACCAAACCGTAGAACATAAGCTATATcagttggaaaagaaaatgaacaatcgatcgatcgatcagcaGTACACATCATACGAAGAACTGTTGCGTCTGACAGAACGAGTGCGAACGCTAGAAGCCGAAGGAAAGATGGTCGGTTCGGGTCGgctgtgtggtggtggtgaaagcTCACTAAACGGAGGCGCCTGGGGTTCACCGCCCAGTGTCAGCTCTAGTGCAGTAGGTGCAGGTGTGTCGGGTTGGAGTGCGACACCGGTGGGTAGTTCTCAGCAAGCAGGTCAACAGCAACAGTCATGGAACAGTGGCCAAGCAAGTATGCCGTCATCGGTTGGACCACCTGGTAGTGGAGGACCGAGACAGGAGATGCTTGGAAAATCGAACAATGGTGGTGGATCATCAATGGTTGTTGGAGGAAATGGTAGCAGCGGGCAGAGTGGTGCCGGCGGATGGAGCCAGGTGGTTGTCAATCCAAATAAACAGCAGTCCTCTTCCCAAGCTATGGTtggtcagcaacagcagcaacagatacCAGTTTCAAATCAGCAAAATTCTGGCTCAAACGCTGCTCCTCTAGCTCAACCAGGCGGCTTAAATCCACAATCGGCAACGGGAGCTGCTCAAGGTGgagctggtggtggtagtgtagCGGCTGCGGCTTTAGCTACGGGTAGCGGTGTTGGAGGAGGTACGGCAGGCAGTGGCATGGCCTCAACATCGTCCGCAAAGCTGGAACATCTCAACTCGATGCGTGAGGCGCTGTTCGCCCAAGATGGTTGGGGCTGTCAGCATGTCAATCAGGACACACAGTGGGATGTGCCGATATCCCCAGAACCAAGCACGAAACCCGATCCTTCGCTAAAGGCTACCGTCAATAATGGTACCGAACTGTGGGAAACAAATCTTCGCAACGGTGGACAACCTCCAGTGCAGGCACCTTCTCAGAAAACTCCCTGGGGACCGCAGAGTCATCACGGTGGAACTTGGGGAGTTGATGATGAGAGTAGCGGCGAGGCTAGCAATGTTTGGACTGGAACTCCCGGTGCACCTGGAGGCGGTGGTATTGTTGCTAGTGCTCTTGCTGGAGCTGGTGGACCACCGCCAGTGGTTGGCGGAAATCCTGCTGGACTTGTCGGAGGACAAGTGGGAGCTGGTGGCGGATGGCAGCAGGGAGCAAACGTAGGTGCAGGAGGAGTTGGTGGaggtgctggaggttctgttggcgGTGGTAATGGTATGTGGCAAGCGGCAACAGGTCTTCCTGGCAGTGCTGGAATTGCTCCACCGAAGAAGAGTGACAATGATTGGagcagtgctgctgctgttggtattGGAGCGGCAGGAGGCGGAAACGGAAGTTGGGGTGAAACACGTGGAAGTGTCGGTGCTGGTGCAGTTGGTGCAACTGGCCCGAACCCCGGTGTTCCACCACATCTTGCTTCTCAGCTCGATGGATTACCGAACGTGGATATTCGAAGCATGCGTCCTCCGGGTGCAGGTGGTATGGACCAGAACCGTGAATTCCGTGGTGATCCTCGGGGAATCTCTGGACGTCTAAGTGGATCTACATCGGGCATGCTGGAGCATTATCCTTTGGGCAAAATGCCACCTCCGGGCGCTATGTCCTCGGCATCGTCAGCTGTGGGTGCTGGTAACAGTCAGTGGCCgctgggtggtggtggaggtgtaGGAGCTGGTGGAGGaccggttggtggtggtggagttcAATCCAGCATGGCTCCAACGAAGACGGTTTCCGGTGGCTGGGATGATAACTCTCCGCCGGCGGTGCGTCGCAATCCTAATCTTGATGATGGCACGGCTCTGTGGGCAGCTGGAGGACCTCCTGGAGGTCCCGGTGGTAGATCTAATTCTGGTGTTCCCGATAGTCAAATAGTTGGACGCGGTGGACGCAACGGTCCGTTGAGCGGATTGAATGCTGGCCctattggtggtggtgtaggtTCATCCGGTGGTCCTGGAGGGTTGGGTGGTCCGAGGATGGTTGGTTCCGGCGGGCCTGGTGGTAACCCTCTGAAAACTGATAACAGTAACATGTGGATGGGTGGAcatggaggaggaggaggaggaggcgCTGGCGGCTCTCGAAACGGTTCTTGGGATGATCCTACAATTGGTGGATCATCCGGTGGAAACAATTGGGACGATAAATCGGCTATCGGAGCTAGCGGACCACTGGGTGGAAGTGCTTCATGGATGGATGGTCCAGGGACTGCCGCTCCCGGTGCAGGAATGCCGGGTGCGGGAAATCAGTCTTGGAATGCGAACAAAAAACCTCTGGGTGCAGCTGGTGGTGGAGGCGTGTGGCCAGATGCTTCTTCGAGTGCTGATTTGATGGGCAATGACTGGAATGTTGGTGGTCCTGGTATTGGAGGGGGTAAAATGGCCAATAAACCTCCTCATGGACCATTGGAAATTATTCGAAGCAGCAAGCAATATCGGATTTTGTGCGAGATGGGCTACAAGAAGGAAGACGTCGAATTCGCACTACGAGCCGCCAATATGGTGCTTGAGGAAGCTGTCGATTTGCTGCAACGAAACGGGTCTCTACCGAATGTAGCCGGTATGGGTAACGCTCCATCAGGAGGAGACTGGAGAAGAGATGACGCACACGCGCAGCTTGGTGGAGGCGCAGGAGGTGGCAATATtggtagtggtagtggtggatTTGAGCCAGTTTTTGGCAATCGTTACTTGGGAAGCGGTGCAGGAGGAGCTGGCAATGGCGGAGCAGGTGGAAATGGGCATTCTTTGCATTTTCAACAGGTAAGTTAGCGTAAGTCTGACGATATGTTTCCGATGTTCTAAAGATCCCACTATACTTACTCGTCCCACAGGGTAATCAGAATGGCATGCCTGGCAGTGGAGCTGGTGGCATGGGCGGAACAGGTGGAAATCCAAATCTGTCCGGTTTGCATGGTCTTTCCTCCAAGTCTCTTGGTAGCTACCTAAATCAGGCTCCTCCGCCCATGGGTGGTTTGGGAGGGCAGGGAGGCTCCATGACTCCATTCAATCAAGGTGGAGGAGCTGGAAATAATGCAGTTGGTGGAGGcgctggtggaggtggtggttcTGGTGGTGGACAGAA encodes the following:
- the LOC126563790 gene encoding protein Gawky-like, with amino-acid sequence MASTSSAKLEHLNSMREALFAQDGWGCQHVNQDTQWDVPISPEPSTKPDPSLKATVNNGTELWETNLRNGGQPPVQAPSQKTPWGPQSHHGGTWGVDDESSGEASNVWTGTPGAPGGGGIVASALAGAGGPPPVVGGNPAGLVGGQVGAGGGWQQGANVGAGGVGGGAGGSVGGGNGMWQAATGLPGSAGIAPPKKSDNDWSSAAAVGIGAAGGGNGSWGETRGSVGAGAVGATGPNPGVPPHLASQLDGLPNVDIRSMRPPGAGGMDQNREFRGDPRGISGRLSGSTSGMLEHYPLGKMPPPGAMSSASSAVGAGNSQWPLGGGGGVGAGGGPVGGGGVQSSMAPTKTVSGGWDDNSPPAVRRNPNLDDGTALWAAGGPPGGPGGRSNSGVPDSQIVGRGGRNGPLSGLNAGPIGGGVGSSGGPGGLGGPRMVGSGGPGGNPLKTDNSNMWMGGHGGGGGGGAGGSRNGSWDDPTIGGSSGGNNWDDKSAIGASGPLGGSASWMDGPGTAAPGAGMPGAGNQSWNANKKPLGAAGGGGVWPDASSSADLMGNDWNVGGPGIGGGKMANKPPHGPLEIIRSSKQYRILCEMGYKKEDVEFALRAANMVLEEAVDLLQRNGSLPNVAGMGNAPSGGDWRRDDAHAQLGGGAGGGNIGSGSGGFEPVFGNRYLGSGAGGAGNGGAGGNGHSLHFQQGNQNGMPGSGAGGMGGTGGNPNLSGLHGLSSKSLGSYLNQAPPPMGGLGGQGGSMTPFNQGGGAGNNAVGGGAGGGGGSGGGQNSVQPTTQLRSLVQQIQMAVQTGYLNPQILNQPLAPQTFLLLNQLLSSIKQLQVTQSNLQRGGAGSNNQIAMISKIKQQIASLQNQIATQQTLYVKQQQQQQQQQQQQQQQQQQQQQHPHQQHQHQQHQQQQQQQHQQHQQQHHQHSSLGNPSSHLGGGHLGGNFHRNDPNELSALQNSLSEMTLGKEHNGPYLSGPPVSGGGSGAGTGGAGPTSQQSRLNQWKLPSMMDKDNNHELTDFSRAPGSTAKSVGLGGNGNGGSGGMGGLGGLQSDGTWSSGRAGMTDGWPDNASSDLTGKDWPSNQDSFSDLVPEFEPGKPWKGTQMKIEEDPTITPGSIARSPIASISVGSAKDSELFASSNKPSPTDSISLSSSTWSFNASSNNYSSSSGAGGGMSKLGGPSKNTWSDSGVTGAGSDVWGGGLSGSGGPTANSATKTPRGPPPGLSSGKATGGAGAGGGPGSNGWIQRTGHGQGGNWSGGGGAAGTWYSTWLLLKNLTAQIDGSTLRTLCMQHGPLQNFHLYLNHGIALCKYLTREEANKAQLALNNCVLGNTTICAESPTDSEVQTILQHLGLPGQNGGSVGGGGSGGSTGGQNNSTGSVTGGIGNSNMAQTWRSNGPITGRVTDTWGPSWSSSTGGGNLWTPLDGPTERGTPSNLNSFLPENLLVGELN